The DNA sequence TACACTCAAGATTTATGCTGCCTGCATTTTCTGCCAGATTCCAAGATATTTTTACATCAATGGGCTGAATATCTTGCATGGTTGTAATGGATGCTGTCTTGTCTAAGTATGATGCAAATAGAGAAAATTTATCTATATAAATATTTCCCATCTTTATATCCGAAAAGTTTAGTATCGATGAGGCCGACATATTGCCGGGATAAAATGAACCGTTTATATTTATGAGTGTGCTTAAGTCCGGAAAATTTGTTTGCATAAAATTACTATATCTAAGACTTGAATTTATATAAACGTCAATTTTACCGGAATCCAATGTAAGTTTTCCGCTTGAGGTATAAAAATCTATATTTGAGCTTTTATTGCTGTAGTTTAAAGCAATATTTTTTAATTCGAGTTTTACGGGTTTTGTATTTTTAATTTTTTGTGAAACAGCTTCAATAATTTTTAGCATATCTAAAGAAGATGCCGTATCGGTTTCTGTTTTTTGATTTGTTGTTATCAGCTCTTCGGCTCTATCTTCCGTATTAAATTTCTTTAAAATATTTTTATTCTTTTCAATGTTAAAGTCTATAATTCCGTCATAAACTCCTAAGGAGGCAATTACGGATGTAAAATCTTTTTTTATTAGAGAGGTAAGTCTATAATCTATATAAAGTAACGAAAAATGAGCTATTTTTTCGTTTGTTGCAGCATTGTAAATAGTAACATCCCTGATTTTTATCCTGTCAAAAAAGGAAGGAGATATGGATTCATAGGTGATTTTTATTTCAAATTCGTCCTCCACAGTTTTGATAAGCTTGTCCCTTACATATACCAGCTCCTTTTCCAGTGCTTTGGCTGCCGGATAAAAAACTATCAATGAGCTTACAACTATTGCGAGAAAAATGATAATTTCTATGATGCGTATTTTTTTTATATTTTTCACCAGCCTACTATTATATCAAAAAAAAAAATGTTATGATAGACCTCATGATATTACCCAACTTTGTTGTATTTGAAGGTATAGACGGCTCAGGTACTACGAGCCAGATAAGGCTTCTAAAGGAAAGGTTTGAGTCTGAGGATAAGAGCTCCCTTGTTTCGTTTACGCAAGAGCCTACATCGGGCCCTATAGGGACTTTAATCCGTTCGGCTCTTCAAGGTTCGTTTAAGCTTGCCCCTGAAACGATGACCCGTTTATTTGCAGCTGACCGCTGCGAGCATATTTACGGCTTACAAGGTATTATTAACCGGCTTAATGAGGGAAGGGCTGTTTTTTCGGATAGATATGTTTTTTCGAGCCTTGCCTATCAAGCTGCAGCAGGGGCTGCCGGTCTTGCAAAACTGCAAAACGAGGGTTTTCCCCTTCCGGAATTTTTATTCTTTTTTGATCTGCCTGTAGATATTTCCATGAATCGGGTAATGGGGCGCAGTAATGTTCTCGAAATATACGAAGAAAAAAACTTTCAATACAAGGTTCAAGACGAGTATAAGAAAATTATAGATGAGTACAGACTAAAAGAGCCTAAAATGAACATAGTTACAATTAACGCTGTTGAACAAATTGAAGAAATTCACGAGAAATTATGGAGTATTCTAAAAGATTTGCCGAAAATATAATCGATGAAAAGGCGATTCTTCTTTTTTGCAATTTTATGTTTTTTTATTTTCTCTAGTCAGGTTTTTCCTTATTTTGTAGAATATAAGGAGCAATACTATAAGCTCTACCATATTCATTATGAACAAGCCCCCGATGATATCGTCGAAAATATTTATTGGCTTGAAAGAGCTATAAACGCCGATTTTTGTAATCCCATTCATGCTCTAGGAAAGATTACTACCAAAAAAGAATGGGAAAAATACCGGTACATGTTTATGATGCACCTCAACCTTAAAATGGTTGAGCAGCATTTAAGATTGGGAAGTAAATACGATAAGCAGGCTGCATACTTTTATAATTATCCTTGGAAAGAACAAAATATAGAAAGCCTGTCTAAGGCCGAAGAATTCTATGAAGCAGCCCTTGTTTATTGGCATGAGGCAAAACTATGGGCTGAAAAGGCCAATATGAGGGAATTCCAATTTTTATTTTTAGACAGCCTTCCTTTTTGGGAAAATGAAAGAGCCCGCATTGCTTCCGGAGACTTAAACTATGAGCGAACTATAAAAAGGGAGCTCCTCCGCCTTCAAAAGGTCAGGGAAGACTTTATGAATATGGACGATACTACTTATTGATTTTTACTGTTTACCTATTTACATATATTCATTTGTTTGCTAATATGGTAAATATGGATAGGTGTTTTAAATTAAGCCCTTCGCTTTTAAGTGCGGATTTTTCAAAATTAGGTGAAGAATTGGCCTTTATAGAAAAAAACGGCTGCGATTGGGTTCATATAGATGTTATGGACGGGCAGTTTGTGCCTAATTTAACCTTTGGAGCTCCGGTGGTAAAATCTATACGCCCTTGTTCTAAGCTTGTTTTTGATGTGCATCTGATGGTCAATAATCCCGAAAATTTAGTTTCGGCCTTTGCGGATGCAGGCGCAGACTATTTTACCTTTCATGCTGAAGCATCTATTCATGCAGACAGACTTATTGCCGATATCCGTTCTCATGGAATGAAGGCCGGAGTAAGCATCGTACCGAGCACACCTGTCGGGATGCTTGAAGAAATAGCACCCTTGGCCGATCTTATCTTGGTTATGAGTGTTAATCCCGGATTCGGAGGACAAAAGCTTATACCTTATTGTTTAGAAAAAGTTAAGCGGCTAAGGTCATTGCGTGAAGAAAAAAACTATAATTATTTGATTTCTGTCGATGGCGGGATCGATTCAAAAAATGTAGGGTTGGTTATTGATGCCGGTGCCGACGTAATTGTGTCCGGTTCAGCTTTCTTTTCGGGAGATTTAAGAATATGAAAAAGATTTTAATTTTATTTTTTTTACTTTTTACTGTAAATGCCTTTACACAAAATTACACCGATTATATGTCATCCGGTCTGGATGCCTATGCCCGGTCTGACTGGTCATCCGCACTCTTTTCGTTTCAAAAGGCAGTGGAAGTTTCAAAAAATTCTTTGGATGAGCCTCTATATTGGCTTATAATGGCAAATGCCTCAGCCCGTAATTATCCGGTTGCCCTAAACGATATTGAGACTTTTTTTAAACGATTTCCAAACAGTTCTAAAGCCGCAGAGATTATGTATCAACAGGGAAGAATATGCTGTCTGTCTGCAAAGCATGATCAGTCCATAAATATTTTATATGGCTTTTTAAGAAAATATCCGAACCACAGACAAACTGCCTCTGCCTATTACTGGATAGGTGAAAATCTCTACATGGTAGGACGCTTAAAAGATGCTCGAACTATTTTTTCGCGGGTTATAATAGATTATCCCTCATCAGCCAAGGTTGAACCTTCCCGATACAAGATAGCCCTTATAGATCAAGCTTCTACACAGGATGAGCTTTTAAAACTTTTAAAAATAAGCCATGAGGAACTTTTAAAGCTTTCTGAAGAATCGGAAAAAAATAAAAAAATTTATGAGCAAACGATTGCTGCATATCAAAGGCAGTCTTCCGATGCAGGAGGCGATATCAGGATTGCCGATCTTTCAGAGCAGCTTAAAATGGAAAGAAAGCGTAATGAAGAACTGCATGACCAACTTGTAATGTTTGAGTTAAAAAATCAAGAGCTTTTGGCAATCTTAGCAAAAATGGATGCTAAATATACTTCAGAGATGGCTGCGGATGGGGAAACTCCTGCTGCAGATTACTCCGATCCAAAAGCCAAACGAGCTGCAATTGAAGCTCTTATAAAAAAAGCTAAAATTTTGCAGAGTATGTATAACCAACTTCTGGAGGGAAACGGCCAATGAAAGTAAAAAGATATTTTACGATTTTATTATTAGGTTTGACAACATTTTTTTTACATGCTAAATCACTGCCTGATTACGAACTTTTAAAAGATAATCTTAAGTTGGTGGTTTTTAGAAAGACGGGAAATTTTTGTCTTTATAATCTTTCTCTCAGAGGAAAGGGAAAATACACTCCTCTTTATGATGACAGGTCTCTGGGCCGTACCAATAAATTCTATGTTTATAAGGATAATAAGGTCTATGAATTAAAAAAGAGACTGGGGAAGCCCGTTACCATTGAAGCTGATGGAGATTCAATAAAAATTGTATATGACTTTGATGATTCTTTTTATGTTACTCAAAAATTATCGTTTACAGAACAAACTTACGGTACCGGCAGTCCGCTTTTAAAGATAGAAACTATAATTGAAAATACAAGCGGCGGTACGGCAGAATTTGCATTAAAGGCCCTTTTTGACACCAAGCTCGGAGAAAACCGAAAAGTTCCCCTTTATACCGATTTAAGAACAGGAATTTTTCGAGAAACGGTTTTAGAACCTAAATTTGAAAAAGATTCTGCCATTATTTCTGCAAATTCCGATTTAGCTTGTTTGTTTTTAATCAATCATTCCGAAGCTAAAATGCCGGAAACAATTTATGTTGCCAACTGGGAAAGACTTCAAAGTATTAAGTGGCTGCCTAAAGCCGTTCAGGGAAGATTATTTAGTACCCAATATTCGCATAATGATTCAGCCTTGCTTTTTGTTTGGCCTAACGAGGTATTGGAGAACAGTGACAGCTTAAAGGTAACAATGTTTATAGGCTGTTATGACTTTTTAAGAAAGAAAAACACTTCTGTAAAAGAGGAAGTATCCGAGAAGACTAATGCCCCTGTTCCTCAGGATAAAGCAGCCCCGCCTAAAAATGAAAAAGATTACCAATATATACAAGCCTTATTGGATAAAATTCTTGAAGTTGAATCAAATCCCGATATGGCCTCGGATGAATATATTGAGGATTTAATACAACAGACAGATACTGCAATACAAAATATACAGGAATAAAAAATGGCTATTTCCGTTGTAGATCAAGGTAAAAAATTATTATCTAAAAAGAAATACAATGATGTTATCTCTTTATTGGAGCCTCATGTTGTTGAATACAGAGACTCTTTTGCCTTTCATTTTTATTTAGGTTTGGCGTCTTTTCATGTAGGTGATATCCAGGGTGCTATGGATTATTTTTTAAGAGCCAGACAAATAAAACCGACGGATTCCGACTTGCTGTCAACTTATGCTGCTATGGCCTTGAGACGCTCGCTTACAACAGAGGCCGTAGAATACTATTTACAAGCTCTTGAACACAACCCTAATTGTAAACTTGCAAAAAAAGGTTTGAACATTATTCGTAAAAATAACTCGCCGGAGAAATTAGGCAATTTTGTTCAGTCAGGTAAAATAAAGACTCTTTTCCCCAGACCGGGACATGAAGAAAAAAAAGGAAGAAGTATTGCTGTAGCTCTTGTTTTAGGTATTTCGATTATTTCTTTTATTTTTATTGTGCCGTACATAACTAAGACAAGGCAGTTCTCAGGCAACGAAAGAGCCAATTTAGAGGAATTTAAATTGGACAGCAATGAAAGAAAGTATGCTGTAGATATGGAAGGTTCATATATTTATGTATTGACCCAGAGCCAAATATTAAAAGCTTATTCGGATGCTCAAACCTATTTTAATGCTCATAGGGATAATGCTGCTCAAGTTGAAATAAACAGGCTTCTTTCATCAAATGCCTCTTTTTCGATAAAACAAAAATCCAGACTTTTGATGGATTATTTTGAAGAGCCCGGTTTTGATAATATACAGGATATTTATTCTTATGCTCAGGTAAAACAGGAGCCTCTCCTTTATCTTGATTGCTGGGTGGTATGGAAGGGAATGCCTGCCAATATACAGACCGGTACATATAGTACAGCCTTTAACCTTTTGGTCGGTTACGATACAAAGCAAATCCTTGAAGGCGTTGTTCCTGTTTTTTGTGATTTTGTGTCAAAAATAGATCCGGATAGACCGGTAAATGTGTTGGGGCAAATAATTATAAAAGACGGTACGGTTTGTTTAAAAGGAAAAGGGATTCATCAAACCCAAAAACCGGCTGAAAACGACTAGAATTTTATATGGCGGTTTTCTATTTTTTCTTCACTGCCGGCAAGATTGCAGGCTCTGTCCAGACAGTTGTATAATTCTCTTATGTTTCCCGGCCAGTTGTGAAAATTAAGTTTTGCTTGTGCCTCATCGCTTATAGCTTTTTCTGCCTTGGTAAGATAGGCTTGAACAATGTATTTTATGTCTTCTTTTCTGTTCCGCAGAGGAGGTATTTCATGGTGCAGAACATGAAGTCTATAGTAGAGGTCTTGGCGGAATTTTTTTTCGTTAATCATTTTTTGTAAATCTTCGTTTGCTGCTGCTATTAAACGGAATTCAACCTGTTTTGATTTTGTCGAGCCGACGGGTCTTATAAGACCTGATTCTAAGACGTGCAGAAGCTTTGCTTGGATATCCGGTGAAAGGGTTTCCATCTCGTCTAAAAAGATTGTGCCGCCGGAGGCTTCAAAAAAGGCACCTTCTTTTTTAACTGCACCGGTGAAGCTTCCTTCTTCAGTGCCGAACAAAAAAGATTCTGCTAATGATTCCGGTATACAGCTGACGTTTATCGGCAGGAATTTTTTGTTTTTAACCTGAGATAGCCTATGTATTAAATTTGCCGTCAGTCCCTTTCCTACTCCGGTTTCTCCGGATAGGAGGACCGGCAGGTTTGAATTGGCTGCTCTGTAGATAAATTCTCTAAGCTCACAGATCTCCTTACTGATACCTATAATTTCTTTTTTTATTATTTGTATATTTTCGTCTTCCTTTGTGTAGGCCGGTGTTTTTTCTTTGCACAATTCTTCCAGAAAAAAATTTTCTATTTTGTCGTATATCCCTTTAAAGTCTTTTGGAATTTCAAAAACTTCCGATACAAGGGAATTTAATAGGGTGTATTGTAAATCATTTTGTTTACAATGGATTATAATAAATATATGAATATGAGGAAATTCGTTTTTAATTAATTCAAGGATATCGGGTAGAAAAAGGCCGCCTGATTCTGCATCTATAATTACAAAATCAAAATGTTTTTCTTTTAAAATATCTACTATTTTGCTGCTGTCAAAGGTTAAAGATACATTCCACAAAGTCCCGACTTCTTTAATAAAATGTTGAGCATCCTCTTTTGAATATGCCGAGTAAACACAATCTTTCATACCGTATTTTAGCAAATTTATTTTTTTCTTACAAGGCTGCAAAACTTTTTTGTTCTTTTTTATGAGAACCTTTGTATTTGCGCTCGGCGTATTTTTCTATCATTATATACAGTATAGTTCGTTTCTAAACCTATTTTAAGATTTTTTTAGAAAATATCTCGGTTTAGATATACATCTTGATTAAAATGATAAAAACTGGTATATTTAACTATAGATATTTAGGAGGACTTTATGTCAGAAAAATATGATTTGGTTATAATTGGAGGCGGTCCCGGCGGTATGGCCGCAGGAATTTACGCAGCCCGTTCAAAGTTAAAGACGGTTATTCTTGAAGAAAAGCCCAATCAAGGCGGACAGTGCTATATCACTGAAGAAATCGAAAACTACCCCGGTTTCCCTGAATCTTCAGGTCCTGCTCTGACCGAAGCCTTTAAAAAACATGCCGAAAAGTTCGGTGTTGAATTCAAAAGAGCAAGAGCCGAAAAAATCGAACTTGTTCCCAATTCACCTGCACGCATTGTTCACGGAAGTGACGGCGTAAAATATGAATGCTTGGCTGTTGTTGTTGCAACAGGCGCAAGTGCCAGGGAGCTCGGCTGTAAGGGCGAAAAAGAACACTGGGGCAAGGGTGTTTCATACTGTGCAACATGCGACGGTGCTTTCTTTGAAGAGTGCGAAATCGTAGTTATCGGCGGCGGAGACTCTGCTGTTGAAGAAGCTATGTATCTTACAAAATTTGCCGACAAGGTAACTATCGTTCACCGAAGGGATGAGCTTAGAGCTGCAAAGTCCATTCAGGAAAAAGCCTTTGCCAACCCCAAAATGGCCTTTAAATGGAATGCCGTTGTTGAAGAAGTTTGCGGAGACGGCCTTGTAGACAGCGTTATCTTAAAAGATACAAAAACAGGCGAAACCTCCAAATTCGAAACCGAAGGCGTATTCGTATTTATCGGACACAATCCTCAAACCGCCTTTATTCAGGGCTTGGTAGACCTTGATGAAAACGGCTACATCCTCACAAACGGAAAAATGGAAACAAACGTACCCGGTATTTACGGCGTAGGCGACGTTATTCAAAAAGAATCACGTCAGGTTGTTACGGCAGCTGCCGACGGTGCTCTCGCCGGAATCTGGGCAGGCCACTATATCGACGATATCAAAGCCAAAATGGCTATGAAAAAATAAGGAGATACGATAAACAGTTCGGCAGGAATTCTGCCTCACTGTTTATCTATCGAGTTTTGTACCAAAGGTACAAAACATCGCATTATTATATGCGGTTTGTAAACAAACCGCGTGAAAAAACTTTTTTCGGAAACTGAGGTTTTCTGCAAAAAGTCTTTATAGGAGAAGAAAATGATTGAATTGACAAAAGAAAATTTTGAACAAGAAGTTCATCAGTCAAAGGGCGTAACCTTTGTAGATTTTTGGTCGGACGGATGCGTTCCCTGTAAACAATTAATGCCGGATGTTCACGCAATGGCAGAACGCCACGCCGGAAAGGCAAAGTTTTGCTCATTCAATATTGACGGTGCAAGACGCGTTGCCATGAAAGAGCAGGTTTTAGGTCTTCCTACAATGCTCATCTATGTTGACGGCGAAAGAAAAGACAGCGTTACCGGAAGCGATTTGACAATTAATCAAATCGAAGAGATGGTAAAAAAATACATCTAATCTTAAGTTTTAATCTTTTAAGCCGGAAAAAGGACGATTAGTTTTTTAACGGCTTTTTAAAGATACGGTTTAATAGACCGTGGGGCAGGTTATCCTGCCTT is a window from the Treponema denticola genome containing:
- the rpe gene encoding ribulose-phosphate 3-epimerase, translated to MDRCFKLSPSLLSADFSKLGEELAFIEKNGCDWVHIDVMDGQFVPNLTFGAPVVKSIRPCSKLVFDVHLMVNNPENLVSAFADAGADYFTFHAEASIHADRLIADIRSHGMKAGVSIVPSTPVGMLEEIAPLADLILVMSVNPGFGGQKLIPYCLEKVKRLRSLREEKNYNYLISVDGGIDSKNVGLVIDAGADVIVSGSAFFSGDLRI
- a CDS encoding sigma 54-interacting transcriptional regulator; amino-acid sequence: MKDCVYSAYSKEDAQHFIKEVGTLWNVSLTFDSSKIVDILKEKHFDFVIIDAESGGLFLPDILELIKNEFPHIHIFIIIHCKQNDLQYTLLNSLVSEVFEIPKDFKGIYDKIENFFLEELCKEKTPAYTKEDENIQIIKKEIIGISKEICELREFIYRAANSNLPVLLSGETGVGKGLTANLIHRLSQVKNKKFLPINVSCIPESLAESFLFGTEEGSFTGAVKKEGAFFEASGGTIFLDEMETLSPDIQAKLLHVLESGLIRPVGSTKSKQVEFRLIAAANEDLQKMINEKKFRQDLYYRLHVLHHEIPPLRNRKEDIKYIVQAYLTKAEKAISDEAQAKLNFHNWPGNIRELYNCLDRACNLAGSEEKIENRHIKF
- a CDS encoding tetratricopeptide repeat protein, with amino-acid sequence MKKILILFFLLFTVNAFTQNYTDYMSSGLDAYARSDWSSALFSFQKAVEVSKNSLDEPLYWLIMANASARNYPVALNDIETFFKRFPNSSKAAEIMYQQGRICCLSAKHDQSINILYGFLRKYPNHRQTASAYYWIGENLYMVGRLKDARTIFSRVIIDYPSSAKVEPSRYKIALIDQASTQDELLKLLKISHEELLKLSEESEKNKKIYEQTIAAYQRQSSDAGGDIRIADLSEQLKMERKRNEELHDQLVMFELKNQELLAILAKMDAKYTSEMAADGETPAADYSDPKAKRAAIEALIKKAKILQSMYNQLLEGNGQ
- the trxA gene encoding thioredoxin TrxA; the encoded protein is MIELTKENFEQEVHQSKGVTFVDFWSDGCVPCKQLMPDVHAMAERHAGKAKFCSFNIDGARRVAMKEQVLGLPTMLIYVDGERKDSVTGSDLTINQIEEMVKKYI
- the tmk gene encoding dTMP kinase, which gives rise to MIDLMILPNFVVFEGIDGSGTTSQIRLLKERFESEDKSSLVSFTQEPTSGPIGTLIRSALQGSFKLAPETMTRLFAADRCEHIYGLQGIINRLNEGRAVFSDRYVFSSLAYQAAAGAAGLAKLQNEGFPLPEFLFFFDLPVDISMNRVMGRSNVLEIYEEKNFQYKVQDEYKKIIDEYRLKEPKMNIVTINAVEQIEEIHEKLWSILKDLPKI
- a CDS encoding tetratricopeptide repeat protein; translation: MAISVVDQGKKLLSKKKYNDVISLLEPHVVEYRDSFAFHFYLGLASFHVGDIQGAMDYFLRARQIKPTDSDLLSTYAAMALRRSLTTEAVEYYLQALEHNPNCKLAKKGLNIIRKNNSPEKLGNFVQSGKIKTLFPRPGHEEKKGRSIAVALVLGISIISFIFIVPYITKTRQFSGNERANLEEFKLDSNERKYAVDMEGSYIYVLTQSQILKAYSDAQTYFNAHRDNAAQVEINRLLSSNASFSIKQKSRLLMDYFEEPGFDNIQDIYSYAQVKQEPLLYLDCWVVWKGMPANIQTGTYSTAFNLLVGYDTKQILEGVVPVFCDFVSKIDPDRPVNVLGQIIIKDGTVCLKGKGIHQTQKPAEND
- the trxB gene encoding thioredoxin-disulfide reductase, translated to MSEKYDLVIIGGGPGGMAAGIYAARSKLKTVILEEKPNQGGQCYITEEIENYPGFPESSGPALTEAFKKHAEKFGVEFKRARAEKIELVPNSPARIVHGSDGVKYECLAVVVATGASARELGCKGEKEHWGKGVSYCATCDGAFFEECEIVVIGGGDSAVEEAMYLTKFADKVTIVHRRDELRAAKSIQEKAFANPKMAFKWNAVVEEVCGDGLVDSVILKDTKTGETSKFETEGVFVFIGHNPQTAFIQGLVDLDENGYILTNGKMETNVPGIYGVGDVIQKESRQVVTAAADGALAGIWAGHYIDDIKAKMAMKK